The Perca fluviatilis chromosome 17, GENO_Pfluv_1.0, whole genome shotgun sequence region AGGCACCTGGCCTCAGCTCTTCAGGAAGACAAAAAATCCACCACAGTACCTTAAGAGGATCCGGTAAGTAGGAGGCCAGTTTCTCACAATACTCATGGAGAGGAGGATGGATGTAGATGTTTGTAGTATGCCACAGTCTCTTTAATTGCTGCTCTGCGGCTGCTGTCACCTTCCTGTACCCACAGATGTCAGGAATCAGATATAAGAACATGAACATGTAATAATAACATTACGAACTGTATATAACAATTACACCAACAATTGATGGGAAAAAGTACTAACAAGGAAAAAGGACCTTACGGGTGGCAGTGGCctacactaacagtagccacaCCAGCAAATAGATCCAGATATCGCTTCCCGTCCACATCCCACAGCCACTGCATGTGTCCCTGGTGGATGAACACTGGTTTCTTATAGGAGGTAACCTTCATGATCATGGGGTTGCAGTTCTTCCTGCGGATCTCCATCATCCGCTCTTTGGACATACCCTGGACAGAGACAAATACACAGGGCAGAAGCTTCAGTCATTGTCAATACCAGCatgttacattttatattttattttatttaggttATACAGAATGCAAGACCCAACTATGTAAGATAGAGACACAGTATGCTTGGAAGATATTGCTCTTACCGTGTATTCCTCTGGTTTGAAATTGCATGGGGGCATCTCTGGGATGTCTGTGGGAGGGTGTCTGAAGGCGGATTTCTGACATAATGCACCTGTGAAATAATTATGATTGAAGTTAAGACACTGAGGTAAAAGAGACAATTATTATTTGAGGAACTTCATGAGCTGACTGCTTTACTTGGATGAGGCAGATGAAAGCTTTACTATGACATTTTGTGTTACATTTTGCATTCATTCATGAAACAACCTGTCAGTGACATTTATTTTACCCAAAGGTCTTTtaactcttttctttctttctacagacagacagatgtacaTTTTAGTTGGTGTTGATGCTGTTGTTTTCAGAACATTCAGTATTTATTCTGTATTAAACCTGGCTGACAATCTAACCACATAAATTCCATTTAGATCTCATATTGTGCAACACAGGATACACTCCTGCCTGTTTGGCAACAAGTAATATGATCAAAGCTATTCCACTTTCGGACAGAGGAGTAGAGATTACTAAAATCTAATAGCGTAATATTTCCCCCTTCCTATGCATGTCCTAATTGACTAGTCCTGGTGACGTAATATGAAGTAACGCAATATCTATCTTTTAAACGTCTTCTGCTGCAATTTAATTTAGTTACTCATATTATTTTTTCATCCTATCAAATATGCGTTGTTTGAACTTGAGGCAGTCAGTTTTACTTAGCTAAAGCTATAGCTCAAAAAAGCACTCTGAtagtcctgcaataaatcctaaCTTCATGAAGTTTAATATGTTCAGTTTTTGTAGAAACTCTTTTAGAGAGGTTAATCTGAAGGCTTTGTGGTGCTGTGCAACTGTATTGCATTaggtgtttctgttatgaagccTATATGTAAATGGGGTATGTGGACAAAACATCTCACATAACGttaaagttgaatcaacacctctctagAATTGTTTCGACAAAAACAGAACAGTATGCAGTGCACTACATTAGGGTAGGATTTATttgcaggactgttgtattTTGTGGATTTATTCACGTTCATTTCGGGCTAAAACTGAGCACTTTGCGTCAAACCAGTCGGATTGTGCTAATTAAAAGAATTAACTAAACGTTAACTAAAACGTACAACTGTGCAGTTTCAACATTAACGTTACCTTATAGTCTAATGACAAAAATAAAGGATAACTTAAATTCACCCTATGTTCAGGTTAACAGAAAAGTTCTAGTTagtaacttagctagctaggtcTTGATTTTGTTCCGTCTCCATGGTAACTCACCATTTGCCAAGTGGAATTTGACAGAACCGGGGCGAGAGCAGGACTGTCCTTTTAAAACTGCACAGCGGCCACTTAGAGAGGAAGCAACTTTAAACATATTGAGCAGGTATATAGGACACACACCTACCCTACTTCCTACTCCCTTCACCGGCTGACACTCAGCAGCAGACTACTTCAGGTCTCCTAAAAGTGTCTGAGATGGGGGGCGGTCAGCGACCACTCCACAACTCTGAGGtacgttcaatctcaaaacggtGTGCGTGTTCCTGTTTATAATAGGCAACATCCATGCTTGAACATGTTTCCTCGAAACGGTGTGCAACCGTGTGCAACGGCCTTTGAGGTACGTTTTCTCTCGTTTTGGAGGGTGTGTCAGAAGTGTTACTCACCCAATCAGCAGCGACGTGTATGTAAACTCCCGGTAATTAAAAGGCAGTGCGCTTGCGcacacaacagggtgttcaacgcaccACCGTTTCAGTTTAAATAAACGGCTTGGTACGTTTTGCCGGGGCTGAACGCGCACTTGACTACCCCAAAGTGGCCCCTCATGTCATGTAGCCAGCATGCAGTCATGTAGAAAATCCTGTTTAACCTTCTGATCACCTGATTTTTCATACTGTAGCCACAACAGAATAATGCATCTACAAGAAGTTGAACGGAAActgttaaaaatatatttttatcagAGActatttaaaaaggtaaaattatattttaatttcatGTGGTTCACTCTGACCAGTAGTGGGCGCTGCAGTACGCCATAATGTCTTTAAGATGTAGTCTTCTACAGGAAGCAGAGAAAATAAGCACATACAaaattgaaacaaaacaaaaacattgcaaGTGTAAGCTTTCTGCAACTGGGATTTTacacaaatcattttaacaGATACCCACATTACACCAGAATAGATCAATATATTTGATAAATGACATTAAAAAAGTTCATGAAACATGCCTGTGGAGGAGAAAAATATTTATGACAAATAAAGACATAATTAATCATAATGGCAGCATTTAGTAACATATTTTATACAATCAATCATATTCCTTTTGAAGTTGAATGAAGATTATTATTCAATCaaatttttcttcttcaaaatGTGACACTGCAGCATAATTAGAGAAAAGACATCTCTTACATGAggaaaaaatggaaaataaacaGAGTTAACAGCAAAATATTGTCTTAATCCTCCAGTGTTAGTGTTTTCTGTTAGTGTTCAGTCCCGACCTAAAACAGGTCTTGCAATGTCCCAGACCTGCCAGTTGAGCTTGTGTGGCAGTTAGCAGGTGGGCATGGTGCACATGGTGGCAGTGTCAACATAACCATTCATCGCCAGGGCCATGTCGGCCTGAACCGGTATGGCAGTGTGAATGCAGGCTGTAGGCTTATGAGTAGGGCTAACTGTGGACGATGTGTAGCAGTTCCCTGTCACTCCATTAATCTCCTGGTTCACACCAGGGCACCAGTCTTCTTCCATCACCTCTCTCTGGAGCAACAGCATATTGTCACTGTCCACCCCCTTCACCTTGCTGTAGTCCTTCTCCTTGGGCTTCTGGGGGTAACCTTCAATGCGGCCACAGCCTGACACAACAGGCTGGAGAAGTACCAAATCCTCTTTGTTAACCCTCTGGACTTCAACGTACTCGGTGGATCGGAGAGCGGGCGACTGCAGACCAGCAGGTGCCTGTTTGCGGCCAATGTTGGAGATGTTGACTTCGCTGTGGGCCTGGAGTTGCCAGCCGACCTGTGTCTGGGGATGGAGCAGATGAGGTTGCTTGTTGCCCAAGCAGAGGTCCCAGTTGCTCGGTCCGAGAGCCTCCTTGGTGCTGTGGCCAGGCTGGGAGAGGCAATGCTGTTTTGCCATCTCAAGTGAGCTCTGTTTGTCCAGTGGGTTTGAGCTATACCGGGGCAGTGGAGAAAACACAGAGGGCCAGGTCTTCACCCTTCCGTTGGACATGTCAGGGCTAACCATGTCTCCATGAGCGTAGGTCAACGTATCTTCCTCCCAGCCCTTCTGGTGCCTCTGTGCCTCTGTCAGCCTTCGACTGCTTTCCCTATCTGTATGCCTCCCTTCTTTTTTTGCCTCCCCACACTTATCCATAAGCAGAGTGTGGCTATCGCAACTGCCCCGGCCAGAGTCGCTGTCAGATGTGGAGCGCTCACATTTGAGGGAACCACCATGTAGATCCTTGCTTTCTTCCTGCATCAGCTCCTGCTCCACGGGAACATACACCTCTAAGTACTCCACCAGCAAGTCCTCATAGTTGGATGATGTGGTTGGAGGGAAATTAGACACCATCAGTGCACTGAAGATCTCGTCAGACTTGCCATTCTACACACAAAGAGGAAAATTCAGTTACAGAAAAGTAGTGATACAATAGTCATACGTCCTTTTTCTTAtttaaaaatgattattttcagaGTTTTTGTATTAATCAAAACCTTGTTCCATATGTAGCTGCTTTACCTTGAGAAGCTGCTTATCAAATCCTTTGATTTTAGGACCAGGGACTGGCGGCAGAATACAATTCTTTAGACTTCacacatggaaaaaaaacaagatatcTATGTCAGGGCTTGTGAGCAGCAGAGGAATAATCAATAAGTATGAGATGATAATAACAATCTTATCTTGCTGTACAATATTGAAGCCCAGAGTATCAGCGGTTACATAAGCCCTTTTATTTTATGATCACAACTTATGTATCACAATATCTCAAGATATTAAACTGTTTCAGTTTAGGTCTTTCATTATCTTGCAATGACAAAGTGATAGTTTAGTTTCCATCAATAAGAAAGATATGCAAAAAACAGTAACTGTAACAAATGACAATAACATTTAACTATTCTGTAATAGCTATTAAATATTAGCTTTAGAATTTTTAAATAACAGACATTGGTTTTCTTAAGTAAATACTTGAATTTCTTAGTTATCTATACActgtcaataaaaaaattaataaagttGCAGTCACACTTTTCTCCTCCTAATTAATAATTGGGAttctgtgttgtaattctaCAACAAAGCACTGACTAATAATGtgcttaaaaaacaaatatatgcaCCTTTTTAATGGGATAGTTCAGTCACCATCACAACGAAAATAAAAGGTATCTTAAGATATGCTAATGATTATGTTGTGAACTTGAGGTAAACAGCCGCTCTGGGCCTCTGTAGCATATAACATGTATTcatattacaataaaaaataacatttcacCAAACGCATTGCATCATAAATGCATGATCATTGTTTTACCTGCGGCTGTTCATATGAAGCAACCATGTGAGGATGAGGAAGATGAAGGCAGAAAAGATTGTAAGGAGGATCCACACTGATTTCTCTCGATGGAAATCTGTAAGACACAACCCAACAACATTAGTGTCCTATTATCTATTTATTCCTATGGTAATATATATTATAGGATATTGAATTAGTTTAATGCATAATTACATAAACATCCTGCTTCTATCCAATTACCATTAGTTAAAGGgaaatacgtttatttgatttcTTGCTGACAGCTGGATCAGGACTCAAGTCTGGATATGGTTAGCTtatagcttagcatagcataacGACAGGGaaaactttggacagagccggACTAGCTGTTGCACTATTACTTTAATAAATGCATCATATCTTTTAAAAAAGTACATGGTATTATATTCATATATACTGTGAAGTGTACAGTAGATGATTGTTGGTAGATGTCTTACAGTCAGGAACTTTGATGTAGGAAGTGGAACTCCATTCACTCCAAAATCCATGATCGGGCTTACAGCGCACCTCAACAAGGTATTTACCACCTGACCGCACGctgaaaatgttaaatgtcTTCTGATGGCCTGCAAGGTGCATCTGGAAACACAACACGCACAAATTTACACAATGTGAGGAATTATGCACAGCCCAATCAGTCTTTGAAGTTGTTAACATACAGATAATAAAAGTTGTAaggtataataataaaaaaaataaagaatttatTTGATTTTAGGAGGACATTAATCAGAAACATCCCCGGTGAAAATGTTTCATCCTGTCAATAGCCACAAAGAGGTGGAGGTCAGGTTA contains the following coding sequences:
- the prlra gene encoding prolactin receptor a; translated protein: MMKKAVEVILLLLLFFTPHTMGKRVSPPGKPALTRCRSPEKETFTCWWEPGSDGGLPTTHALYYRKESSERVYECPDYHTAGENSCFFNKNDTSIWVNYNITVVATNALGSNFSDPVDVDVVYIVKPNPPEKQTVTVMEDKGWPFLRVSWEPPQKADTRSGWITLIYELRVKLEEENEWEMHLAGHQKTFNIFSVRSGGKYLVEVRCKPDHGFWSEWSSTSYIKVPDYFHREKSVWILLTIFSAFIFLILTWLLHMNSRSLKNCILPPVPGPKIKGFDKQLLKNGKSDEIFSALMVSNFPPTTSSNYEDLLVEYLEVYVPVEQELMQEESKDLHGGSLKCERSTSDSDSGRGSCDSHTLLMDKCGEAKKEGRHTDRESSRRLTEAQRHQKGWEEDTLTYAHGDMVSPDMSNGRVKTWPSVFSPLPRYSSNPLDKQSSLEMAKQHCLSQPGHSTKEALGPSNWDLCLGNKQPHLLHPQTQVGWQLQAHSEVNISNIGRKQAPAGLQSPALRSTEYVEVQRVNKEDLVLLQPVVSGCGRIEGYPQKPKEKDYSKVKGVDSDNMLLLQREVMEEDWCPGVNQEINGVTGNCYTSSTVSPTHKPTACIHTAIPVQADMALAMNGYVDTATMCTMPTC